In the Gammaproteobacteria bacterium genome, one interval contains:
- the panC gene encoding pantoate--beta-alanine ligase, whose translation MHLEKTAAGVRERVRQWRAEGERVALAPTMGNLHRGHLELVSAAHRVAGKAAVSVFVNPLQFDRDDDFNAYPRTLERDLRLLERHGADMVFVPEAAEMCPPESGALRRVGAGPLGDGLCGAHRPGHFDGVAVIVAALFNLFRPDAAVFGEKDYQQLCIVRDLAARLGHATEIVGVPTVREADGLAMSSRNAYLTPREREQAPALYRVLRRIADAIRGGGDDFAALAAAAVRDLGDAGLRPEYVEMRRADTLQTASPGDRAIIVLAAAWLGRARLIDNIRV comes from the coding sequence ATGCACCTGGAAAAAACCGCCGCCGGGGTGCGGGAGCGGGTGCGGCAGTGGCGCGCCGAGGGCGAGCGCGTTGCGCTGGCGCCGACGATGGGCAATCTGCACCGCGGCCATCTGGAACTGGTGTCGGCGGCGCACCGCGTGGCCGGCAAGGCCGCCGTCAGCGTGTTCGTCAACCCGCTGCAATTCGACCGCGACGACGACTTCAACGCCTACCCGCGCACGCTGGAGCGCGACCTGCGCCTGCTGGAACGCCACGGCGCGGACATGGTGTTTGTGCCGGAGGCGGCGGAGATGTGCCCGCCCGAATCCGGCGCGCTGCGCCGCGTTGGCGCGGGGCCGCTCGGCGACGGCCTGTGCGGCGCGCACCGCCCCGGGCATTTCGACGGCGTCGCCGTTATCGTCGCCGCGCTGTTCAACCTGTTTCGCCCCGACGCCGCCGTGTTCGGCGAGAAGGACTACCAGCAACTGTGCATCGTGCGCGACCTCGCCGCGCGCCTCGGCCACGCGACGGAAATCGTCGGCGTGCCGACCGTGCGCGAGGCCGACGGCCTGGCGATGAGTTCCAGAAACGCCTACCTGACGCCGCGCGAACGCGAGCAGGCGCCGGCGCTGTACCGCGTCTTGCGGCGGATTGCCGATGCGATACGCGGCGGCGGCGATGACTTCGCCGCGCTCGCCGCCGCCGCCGTCCGCGACCTCGGCGACGCCGGCCTGCGCCCCGAATATGTCGAGATGCGCCGCGCCGACACACTGCAAACGGCGTCCCCCGGCGACCGCGCCATCATCGTGCTGGCCGCCGCATGGCTTGGCCGCGCGCGATTGATTGACAACATCCGGGTTTGA
- a CDS encoding aspartate 1-decarboxylase, producing MDTLGAIFLKSKLHRARVTHARLDYDGSCAIDRELLDLAQIREYEQIEIYNLSNGERLTTYAIAAERGSRILSLNGAAARRGVPGDAVIVCAYAVLSPQQAQTHKPVLVYLDEHNNPQRDLRPVSSG from the coding sequence ATGGATACTTTGGGCGCCATTTTTCTCAAATCAAAACTGCATCGTGCGCGGGTGACGCACGCGCGGCTGGATTACGACGGTTCGTGCGCGATTGACCGCGAACTGCTCGACCTCGCGCAAATCCGCGAATACGAGCAGATTGAAATCTACAACCTGTCCAACGGCGAGCGCCTGACCACCTACGCCATCGCCGCCGAACGCGGCAGCCGCATCCTGTCGCTGAACGGCGCCGCCGCCCGCCGCGGCGTGCCCGGCGACGCGGTCATCGTCTGCGCCTACGCGGTGCTGTCGCCGCAACAGGCGCAAACGCACAAGCCGGTGCTGGTCTATCTCGACGAACACAACAACCCGCAACGCGATTTGAGGCCGGTTTCCTCCGGTTGA
- the panB gene encoding 3-methyl-2-oxobutanoate hydroxymethyltransferase, with translation MADATDAGARRTLRVFGDMKKAGEPIACLTAYDASFARAMERAGVDLVLVGDSLGTVVQGRRTTIAVTTDDIAYHCRCAGRGLARAMLAADLPFMSCLSPLQALDRAKRLMQHGGAQMVKLEVADGAPAIIAALSGQGVAVCAHVGLRPQSVHKLGGLRRQGEEPAQADALVRQAHECVAHGADMVLAEYVPQALGRRLARELEAPVIGIGAGPDCDGQILVMHDVLGVNDHPPKFARDFLRDAASIEEAFAAYVRAVKSRAFPRRAAS, from the coding sequence ATGGCCGATGCGACCGACGCCGGCGCGCGGCGCACGCTGCGCGTTTTCGGCGACATGAAAAAGGCCGGCGAACCCATCGCCTGCCTGACCGCCTACGACGCCTCGTTCGCGCGCGCGATGGAGCGCGCCGGCGTGGACCTGGTGCTGGTCGGCGACTCGCTGGGGACGGTGGTGCAGGGGCGGCGCACGACCATCGCCGTGACCACCGACGACATCGCCTACCACTGCCGCTGCGCCGGGCGCGGGCTGGCGCGCGCGATGCTGGCCGCCGACCTGCCGTTCATGAGTTGCCTGTCGCCGCTGCAAGCGCTCGACCGCGCCAAGCGCCTGATGCAGCACGGCGGCGCGCAGATGGTCAAACTGGAAGTCGCCGACGGCGCGCCGGCCATCATCGCCGCGCTCAGCGGGCAGGGGGTTGCGGTGTGCGCGCATGTCGGGCTGCGCCCGCAGTCGGTGCACAAACTCGGCGGCCTGCGGCGCCAGGGTGAAGAACCGGCGCAGGCCGACGCGCTGGTGCGCCAGGCGCACGAATGCGTCGCGCACGGCGCCGACATGGTGCTGGCCGAGTATGTGCCGCAGGCGCTGGGGCGGCGCCTGGCGCGGGAACTGGAGGCGCCGGTCATCGGCATCGGCGCCGGCCCGGATTGCGACGGACAGATTCTGGTGATGCACGATGTGCTCGGCGTCAACGACCATCCGCCGAAATTCGCGCGCGACTTTCTGCGCGACGCCGCCTCGATTGAAGAGGCGTTCGCCGCCTATGTGCGCGCCGTCAAGTCACGCGCCTTCCCGCGCCGCGCCGCGTCTTGA